In a single window of the Ruminococcus albus 7 = DSM 20455 genome:
- a CDS encoding sensor histidine kinase: protein MVYALFAVITAALVIKIISLRSAARSIRKQFDEKLETDTNTGISIHSADRNMRELAGSINNQLKKLRAEHNRYVSGDAELKAAITNISHDLRTPLTAICGYLEVMKKEEKSEQMEKYLDIIGGRAELMKQLTEELFRYSVILSSDAYADIEDVSVNQVLEDCIMGYYAALSEKGIAPKIELCEEKVIRTVNKNALARTFNNLMNNALKYSDGDLFISLSAEGEIIFSNTAADLTTVQVERLFDRFYTVQAARNSTGLGLSIARTFIEQMNGSISAELADNRLIIRIKL from the coding sequence ATGGTATATGCTCTGTTCGCCGTGATAACTGCGGCACTGGTAATAAAGATAATATCTCTGAGATCTGCCGCAAGATCAATAAGAAAGCAGTTTGATGAAAAGTTGGAAACCGATACTAACACCGGTATATCCATACATTCAGCCGACAGGAACATGAGGGAACTGGCAGGCAGTATAAACAATCAGCTGAAAAAACTGCGTGCGGAGCATAACAGATATGTCAGCGGAGATGCGGAGCTGAAAGCCGCCATAACAAATATCTCTCACGACCTGCGAACACCTCTTACCGCGATATGCGGATATCTGGAAGTGATGAAAAAAGAAGAGAAGTCAGAGCAGATGGAAAAGTATCTGGATATAATCGGGGGCAGGGCGGAGCTTATGAAACAGCTGACAGAAGAGCTTTTCCGCTACTCGGTAATACTTTCTTCGGATGCTTATGCCGATATTGAGGATGTATCGGTAAATCAGGTGCTTGAAGACTGCATAATGGGTTATTACGCAGCGCTTTCCGAAAAAGGCATAGCACCGAAGATAGAACTCTGCGAAGAAAAGGTCATAAGGACAGTAAATAAAAACGCCCTTGCAAGGACATTTAACAACCTTATGAACAATGCTCTGAAATATAGCGATGGAGATCTGTTCATAAGCCTTTCAGCTGAGGGCGAGATAATATTTTCAAATACAGCCGCCGACCTGACGACAGTTCAGGTGGAACGGCTGTTTGATCGTTTCTATACGGTGCAGGCAGCACGAAACTCCACAGGGCTCGGTCTTTCAATAGCGAGAACTTTCATTGAGCAGATGAACGGCAGCATATCCGCTGAACTAGCCGATAACAGGCTTATCATAAGGATAAAGCTATAA
- a CDS encoding phosphohydrolase: MWINNAQENADRFPLFNRIKQDHDISVYIKAQNESLHAMGYTEHSFAHIGVVADRVGYILDTLGLDDHTIDLALTSAWMHDLGNVINREDHSQSGAMMTFYLLDKMGIPAEDIAPIIQAIGNHDEGSGVPVSKIAAALILADKSDVRRSRVQDDDKRNYDIHDRVNYSVKTSKLKINQDHTAIKLKLDIDTRYGEIGEYFEIFMERMLLCRKAAGFLDLEFHLIINEQTLM; this comes from the coding sequence GTGTGGATAAATAATGCTCAGGAAAATGCGGATAGATTTCCGCTGTTCAACAGGATAAAACAGGATCACGATATCAGTGTATATATAAAAGCACAAAATGAATCACTACATGCTATGGGATATACTGAACATAGCTTTGCACACATCGGTGTTGTTGCCGATCGTGTGGGATACATTCTTGATACCTTAGGGCTGGACGATCACACAATAGATCTTGCGTTGACGTCAGCGTGGATGCATGATCTCGGTAATGTCATAAACCGCGAGGATCATAGTCAGTCAGGCGCTATGATGACTTTCTATCTGCTGGATAAAATGGGTATCCCTGCTGAGGATATTGCTCCGATAATACAGGCTATAGGCAATCACGATGAAGGCAGCGGAGTTCCCGTAAGCAAGATCGCCGCGGCACTTATACTGGCTGATAAATCGGATGTCAGAAGAAGCCGTGTTCAGGATGATGACAAAAGGAATTATGATATCCATGACAGAGTGAACTATTCTGTCAAAACTTCCAAGCTGAAGATCAACCAGGATCATACCGCCATAAAGCTGAAACTCGATATCGATACAAGATATGGAGAGATAGGCGAATACTTTGAAATATTCATGGAGCGTATGCTGCTCTGCCGCAAAGCTGCCGGTTTTCTTGATCTTGAATTTCATCTGATAATAAACGAGCAGACATTGATGTAG